One Bacteriovorax sp. PP10 DNA segment encodes these proteins:
- a CDS encoding L-serine ammonia-lyase, translating into MKSISVFEMIKIGIGPSSSHTMGPWKAAEMFLNLLKDKKIQLEDVLKVNVFLYGSLAKTGIGHGTDIAVLMGLSGYDYITVDTEKIPSIIAEIKVTNKLKLAGQVEIDFEYKKNIFFEYSTTLDFHPNGMMFQVETKSGEKFEEKYYSVGGGFVATEEINTITENAIVTPYPCHKAKSITDYCKKLNLSVSELIYVNEEAWRSRAEIRSEALNIWHEIKQCMFRGVYKSGILPGGLNVKRRAAEINDRLLKGQKFDNVDDWISAIKSSDKSFTSITKWVSCFALAVNEENASFGRIVTAPTNGAAGVIPAVLMYANCFTENFDDDMVVRFILTAGEIGTIFKKNATISAAMGGCQAEIGVSSAMAAAALTESLKGSPGQVLMGAEIAMEHHLGMTCDPIGGLVQIPCIERNSMGAMKAITASSIALESDPESARVSLDDVIKSMWETAKDMNTKYKETSEGGLATNITVGLAEC; encoded by the coding sequence TTGAAATCAATAAGTGTTTTTGAAATGATTAAAATAGGCATTGGCCCTTCCAGCTCACATACGATGGGCCCATGGAAAGCTGCTGAAATGTTTTTGAATTTGTTGAAAGACAAAAAAATACAGTTAGAAGATGTTTTAAAGGTAAATGTTTTTCTTTATGGTTCTCTGGCCAAAACAGGTATCGGGCATGGGACGGACATTGCGGTCTTAATGGGGCTTTCTGGTTATGATTATATCACCGTTGATACTGAAAAAATCCCCAGCATTATTGCAGAAATTAAAGTGACCAATAAGTTAAAGCTGGCAGGGCAAGTCGAAATTGATTTTGAGTATAAAAAGAATATCTTCTTTGAATATTCCACAACGCTGGATTTTCATCCTAATGGAATGATGTTTCAGGTTGAAACAAAGAGCGGCGAAAAATTTGAAGAAAAATATTATTCAGTTGGTGGTGGTTTTGTCGCCACGGAAGAAATAAATACCATCACTGAAAATGCCATCGTGACTCCCTATCCTTGCCATAAGGCCAAGTCGATCACTGACTATTGTAAAAAATTAAATCTCTCTGTTTCAGAGTTAATTTATGTCAACGAAGAGGCATGGCGCTCGCGCGCTGAGATTAGATCTGAGGCCTTGAACATTTGGCATGAAATTAAGCAGTGTATGTTCAGAGGCGTTTATAAAAGTGGGATTTTGCCTGGTGGACTCAATGTTAAAAGGCGTGCCGCTGAAATCAATGATCGTTTATTAAAAGGACAAAAATTTGATAATGTAGATGACTGGATTAGTGCGATTAAAAGTAGTGATAAGTCTTTTACGAGTATTACCAAATGGGTGAGTTGTTTTGCCTTGGCAGTTAATGAAGAGAATGCTTCTTTTGGAAGAATCGTCACGGCCCCAACTAACGGAGCGGCCGGAGTGATTCCAGCTGTCCTTATGTATGCCAATTGCTTCACTGAAAATTTTGATGATGACATGGTTGTGCGTTTTATTTTAACGGCCGGAGAAATTGGAACGATCTTTAAAAAGAACGCCACTATTTCAGCTGCCATGGGCGGATGTCAGGCCGAAATTGGTGTATCGAGTGCCATGGCCGCGGCAGCACTTACAGAATCTCTTAAAGGCTCTCCTGGACAAGTCTTAATGGGCGCAGAGATCGCGATGGAGCATCACTTGGGGATGACTTGTGATCCAATTGGTGGGTTAGTACAAATTCCTTGTATCGAGCGAAATAGCATGGGTGCCATGAAGGCCATCACTGCTTCAAGCATTGCGCTGGAGAGTGATCCGGAAAGTGCACGAGTGAGTCTCGATGATGTTATAAAATCTATGTGGGAAACTGCAAAGGACATGAATACCAAGTATAAAGAAACTTCAGAAGGCGGGCTTGCTACGAATATCACTGTGGGTCTCGCAGAATGCTGA